One segment of Thermosipho atlanticus DSM 15807 DNA contains the following:
- a CDS encoding tripartite tricarboxylate transporter substrate binding protein, with amino-acid sequence MKKFLLIVLLVVFTFGGLAAKYPSKPVTIICPWGAGGGTDRLARFLADQLSKEFGVPFVVVNKTGGGGAVGHSAGAYAKPDGYTLTLVTLELATMHWLGLTNLTYENFDYVAQLNTDPAGVIVKADAPWNSVTELLVDIAMNKGKYLFSGSGAGSVWDLSRIGMLNAVNISPDYVTWVPTTGAAPSIVELLGGHVDVITCSLPEAWPQISSGQLKALAIMADSRDPRFPDIPTLKEQGINWSSGTWRGVAVPKGTPKDIIQTLEKAIKKIYESDEFKEFMNKNGFGMTWRGSEEFYNFVKEQDQVWKEVLKIGGYIK; translated from the coding sequence ATGAAAAAGTTTCTATTGATCGTTTTATTAGTAGTGTTTACTTTTGGGGGATTAGCAGCAAAATATCCAAGCAAACCTGTAACTATTATTTGTCCATGGGGTGCAGGCGGTGGAACTGATAGGTTAGCAAGATTTCTTGCAGATCAGTTATCAAAAGAGTTTGGAGTACCATTTGTAGTAGTGAATAAGACAGGTGGTGGGGGCGCAGTTGGCCATTCTGCAGGTGCTTATGCAAAACCTGATGGATATACTTTAACACTTGTTACTCTAGAACTTGCTACAATGCATTGGTTAGGTTTAACAAATTTGACTTATGAGAATTTTGATTATGTTGCTCAACTTAATACTGATCCTGCAGGTGTTATTGTAAAAGCAGATGCTCCTTGGAACAGTGTTACAGAATTGCTAGTTGATATTGCAATGAATAAAGGAAAATATTTATTTTCAGGTTCAGGAGCGGGTTCTGTTTGGGATTTATCAAGAATCGGCATGTTGAATGCTGTTAATATTTCACCCGATTATGTTACATGGGTTCCAACAACAGGAGCAGCCCCTTCAATAGTTGAGCTTCTTGGTGGGCATGTTGATGTTATTACTTGTAGTCTTCCTGAAGCGTGGCCACAAATTTCCTCGGGGCAATTGAAAGCATTGGCAATTATGGCAGATTCACGTGATCCAAGGTTTCCTGATATACCAACCTTAAAGGAACAAGGTATAAATTGGTCTTCAGGAACATGGAGAGGGGTAGCTGTACCGAAAGGTACTCCTAAGGATATTATTCAAACTTTAGAAAAAGCTATAAAGAAAATTTATGAGTCAGATGAATTTAAAGAATTCATGAACAAAAATGGATTTGGTATGACATGGAGAGGTTCAGAAGAATTTTATAACTTTGTAAAAGAGCAGGATCAAGTTTGGAAAGAAGTTCTTAAAATAGGAGGTTATATCAAGTAA